Proteins encoded together in one Cellulomonas gilvus ATCC 13127 window:
- a CDS encoding ABC transporter substrate-binding protein, which produces MSHRSAARRRLMSTLTGRPGPTSARRRPAAAAAALVAAALALAGCTAADAADGPTHVTVVLDWTPNTNHSGLYLALERGYFTDAGLDVDVVEPGETSGLQMVAVGKAQFAYSVAEGLVPAREQGADVVSVATVIEHNTSSLISLASAGITRPRDLAGKRYGSYGSELESALIRRLVECDGGDPDAVQMPPLTSDDFRIGLTAGQYDAAWVFDAWDTIRLRDVDGLDVTTLAFADHTDCIPDWYTPLVATSAELVEEDPATVRAFVGALAHGYRDAMDEPDAAADALLAAAPELEPELVERSAAWLATRYADDPAAWGRQDARVWTDFVAFLQDNDLADEGFDTAAAWTDEFLP; this is translated from the coding sequence ATGTCCCACCGGTCCGCGGCCCGACGCCGCCTCATGTCCACCCTCACGGGCCGTCCCGGTCCGACGTCCGCGCGACGGCGTCCGGCCGCCGCCGCGGCGGCGCTCGTCGCCGCTGCGCTCGCGCTCGCGGGCTGCACGGCCGCCGACGCCGCGGACGGACCCACGCACGTGACCGTGGTGCTCGACTGGACGCCCAACACCAACCACTCGGGTCTGTACCTCGCGCTCGAGCGCGGGTACTTCACCGACGCGGGCCTCGACGTCGACGTCGTCGAGCCGGGGGAGACCTCGGGGTTGCAGATGGTCGCGGTCGGCAAGGCGCAGTTCGCGTACTCGGTGGCCGAGGGTCTGGTGCCCGCGCGTGAGCAGGGCGCCGACGTCGTGTCGGTCGCGACCGTGATCGAGCACAACACGTCGAGCCTGATCTCGCTGGCGTCGGCGGGCATCACGCGCCCGCGGGACCTGGCGGGCAAGCGCTACGGGTCCTACGGCTCGGAGCTCGAGTCGGCGCTCATCCGGCGGCTCGTGGAGTGCGACGGGGGAGACCCCGACGCGGTGCAGATGCCGCCCCTGACGTCCGACGACTTCCGCATCGGCCTCACCGCGGGCCAGTACGACGCGGCATGGGTGTTCGACGCGTGGGACACCATCCGCCTGCGGGACGTGGACGGCCTGGACGTCACGACCCTGGCGTTCGCGGACCACACCGACTGCATCCCGGACTGGTACACGCCGCTCGTGGCGACGTCCGCGGAGCTCGTCGAGGAGGACCCGGCCACGGTCCGCGCGTTCGTCGGTGCGCTCGCGCACGGCTACCGCGACGCGATGGACGAGCCTGACGCGGCGGCCGACGCGCTGCTGGCGGCCGCGCCCGAGCTCGAGCCCGAGCTGGTCGAGCGCAGCGCCGCATGGCTCGCGACGCGGTACGCCGACGACCCGGCCGCGTGGGGCCGGCAGGACGCGCGCGTGTGGACCGACTTCGTCGCGTTCCTGCAGGACAACGACCTCGCCGACGAGGGGTTCGACACGGCCGCGGCCTGGACCGACGAGTTCCTGCCGTGA
- a CDS encoding ABC transporter permease has translation MRSRGRLTARRVVAPALVVLVLLAVWEVGVRAAGLPPFVLPAPSQVLATGVADAPLLGPHVATTLLEAVLGLTLGFVVGVALAVVLSLSGAVRDTVYPLLTLTQTIPTVVLAPLLVLWAGFGLTPKVVLVALTAFFPVLVATVTAMADVDDEHVDVVAGLGGTRSQQLRWVRLPAAVPGALGGLRVAATYAIGAAVVAEYLAGYSGLGVFIQRARKGYQVDAILVAVVLVALLTGLLFLAVDALARAATPWQPRRAR, from the coding sequence GTGCGCTCCCGCGGCCGACTGACCGCGCGCCGCGTCGTCGCACCCGCGCTCGTCGTGCTGGTGCTGCTCGCGGTGTGGGAGGTCGGGGTGCGCGCCGCGGGGCTGCCGCCGTTCGTGCTGCCGGCACCGTCGCAGGTCCTGGCCACGGGCGTCGCGGACGCCCCGCTGCTCGGGCCGCACGTCGCGACGACGCTGCTCGAGGCGGTCCTCGGCCTCACGCTCGGCTTTGTGGTCGGGGTGGCGCTCGCGGTCGTGCTCAGCCTCAGCGGTGCCGTGCGCGACACCGTGTACCCGCTGCTCACGCTGACGCAGACCATCCCGACGGTCGTGCTCGCCCCGCTGCTGGTGCTGTGGGCGGGCTTCGGGCTGACGCCCAAGGTCGTGCTCGTCGCGCTCACCGCGTTCTTCCCCGTGCTCGTGGCGACGGTCACCGCGATGGCCGACGTCGACGACGAGCACGTGGACGTCGTCGCCGGGCTCGGCGGCACGCGGAGCCAGCAGCTGCGCTGGGTGCGGCTGCCCGCGGCCGTGCCCGGCGCGCTCGGCGGGCTGCGCGTGGCCGCGACCTACGCCATCGGGGCAGCCGTGGTCGCCGAGTACCTCGCGGGGTACTCGGGGCTCGGCGTCTTCATCCAACGGGCCCGCAAGGGCTACCAGGTGGACGCGATCCTCGTCGCGGTCGTGCTGGTGGCCCTGCTGACGGGCCTGCTCTTCCTCGCGGTCGACGCGCTCGCGCGGGCCGCCACGCCCTGGCAGCCGCGCCGCGCGCGCTGA
- a CDS encoding thiamine-binding protein, translating to MLAEIQVSPRPSGTDDDRYAHVDAAIAVIESSGLVHEVGAMGTTVQGSPDEIWPLLRAVHEATLAAGADGVTSVIKVGQARGDAGPSILDLVGKFRRGSGECAPAAD from the coding sequence GTGCTCGCAGAGATCCAGGTGTCCCCGCGCCCGAGCGGCACCGACGACGACAGGTACGCCCACGTGGACGCGGCGATCGCCGTGATCGAGTCCTCGGGGCTCGTGCACGAGGTGGGCGCCATGGGCACCACCGTGCAGGGCAGCCCCGACGAGATCTGGCCGCTGCTGCGCGCGGTGCACGAGGCGACGCTCGCCGCGGGTGCCGACGGCGTCACGAGCGTCATCAAGGTGGGTCAGGCGCGCGGTGACGCCGGGCCGAGCATCCTCGACCTCGTCGGGAAGTTCCGTCGCGGGTCGGGCGAGTGCGCTCCCGCGGCCGACTGA
- the pepN gene encoding aminopeptidase N gives MPAENLTRAEARERAATVATQSYDVTLDLTTGPTTFTSRTVLRFTATPGASTFVDLIAPAVHEITLNGRTLDPAQVFADSRIALSDLAESNELVVVAECAYMNTGEGLHRFVDPVDDEVYLYSQFEVADSRRVFAVFEQPDLKAEFTFTVTAPAHWVVVSNYPQVGEPVPVEGGVNRNGGRDQGTSTWTFETTPRLSPYVTAVVAGPYHHEHGTLTSSDGREIPLGVYCRGSLAQYLDTDEILDVTRRGFAFFEERFDQPYPFAKYDQLFVPEFNAGAMENAGCVTFVESYVFRSKVPEATVERRAVTILHELAHMWFGDLVTMRWWDDLWLNESFAEYASTLAAAEATRWTSSWTTFSSLEKSWAYRQDQLPSTHPIVADMTDLEDVEVNFDGITYAKGASVLKQLVAWVGQDEFFAGVRAYFARHAWGNTELRDLLTELEATSGRDLTPWSALWLERAGVTLLRPLVDVDDEGVITSFTIRQEVPDEHPVQRPHRLAVGGYDLVDGRLVRTVHVELDADGESTDVPELVGTRRPLLLLVNDDDLAYAKIRLDEDSTAAAIEHLSAFDDSLPRTLIWAATWDATRDGEQPGRDYVDLILGNIAHETDSTVVLVLLRQLTTTLDLYVAPEHRRDAAVAAADRLLELARGAAAGSDLQLQLLKGFAARATTPEQLAVVADVLDEREVLPGLEMDTDLRWELLAALVAGGRADETHIAAQLATDATATGERAAALARAAVPTPEAKQAAWAAVLDGDLPNAIQAATIAGLVRVQDRALLTPFVAPYFDALTRVWADKTNEIAQNIVVGLYPTLLADAPEVDLLGATDAWLAAHPDAAPALRRLVVESRDGVRRAIAAQQADRLRD, from the coding sequence GTGCCCGCCGAGAACCTCACCCGAGCCGAGGCGCGGGAGCGCGCCGCGACCGTCGCGACCCAGTCGTACGACGTCACGCTGGACCTGACCACCGGTCCCACGACGTTCACGTCCCGGACCGTCCTGCGGTTCACCGCGACGCCCGGTGCGAGCACGTTCGTCGACCTCATCGCCCCCGCGGTCCACGAGATCACGCTCAACGGCCGCACGCTCGACCCCGCGCAGGTGTTCGCCGACTCGCGCATCGCGCTGAGCGACCTGGCCGAGTCCAACGAGCTCGTCGTCGTGGCCGAGTGCGCGTACATGAACACGGGCGAGGGTCTGCACCGGTTCGTCGACCCCGTCGACGACGAGGTGTACCTGTACTCGCAGTTCGAGGTCGCCGACTCGCGCCGCGTGTTCGCGGTGTTCGAGCAGCCCGACCTCAAGGCCGAGTTCACGTTCACCGTGACCGCGCCCGCGCACTGGGTGGTCGTGTCGAACTACCCGCAGGTGGGCGAGCCCGTCCCGGTCGAGGGCGGGGTCAACCGCAACGGCGGACGCGACCAGGGCACCTCGACGTGGACGTTCGAGACGACGCCGCGGCTCTCGCCGTACGTGACCGCCGTGGTCGCGGGTCCGTACCACCACGAGCACGGCACGCTGACCAGCAGCGACGGCCGCGAGATCCCGCTCGGCGTGTACTGCCGCGGCTCGCTCGCGCAGTACCTGGACACCGACGAGATCCTCGACGTCACGCGCCGGGGCTTCGCGTTCTTCGAGGAGCGGTTCGACCAGCCGTACCCGTTCGCCAAGTACGACCAGCTGTTCGTGCCCGAGTTCAACGCGGGCGCCATGGAGAACGCGGGCTGCGTGACGTTCGTCGAGTCGTACGTCTTCCGGTCCAAGGTGCCCGAGGCCACGGTCGAGCGCCGCGCGGTGACGATCCTGCACGAGCTCGCGCACATGTGGTTCGGCGACCTGGTCACCATGCGCTGGTGGGACGACCTGTGGCTCAACGAGTCCTTCGCGGAGTACGCCTCGACGCTCGCGGCGGCCGAGGCCACGCGCTGGACCAGCTCGTGGACCACGTTCTCCTCGCTCGAGAAGTCGTGGGCCTACCGCCAGGACCAGCTGCCGAGCACACACCCGATCGTCGCGGACATGACCGACCTCGAGGACGTCGAGGTCAACTTCGACGGCATCACGTACGCCAAGGGTGCGAGCGTGCTCAAGCAGCTCGTCGCATGGGTGGGCCAGGACGAGTTCTTCGCGGGCGTGCGCGCCTACTTCGCGCGGCACGCGTGGGGCAACACCGAGCTGCGCGACCTGCTCACGGAGCTCGAGGCGACCTCGGGCCGCGACCTGACGCCGTGGTCGGCGCTGTGGCTCGAGCGTGCGGGCGTCACGCTCCTGCGCCCGCTCGTCGATGTGGACGACGAGGGCGTCATCACGTCGTTCACGATCCGCCAGGAGGTGCCCGACGAGCACCCGGTGCAGCGGCCGCACCGCCTCGCGGTCGGCGGGTACGACCTGGTGGACGGCCGCCTGGTGCGGACCGTGCACGTCGAGCTCGACGCGGACGGGGAGAGCACCGACGTGCCCGAGCTGGTCGGCACGCGCCGTCCGCTGCTGCTGCTGGTCAACGACGACGACCTGGCCTACGCGAAGATCCGCCTGGACGAGGACTCGACGGCCGCCGCGATCGAGCACCTCTCGGCGTTCGACGACTCGCTGCCCCGCACGCTCATCTGGGCGGCGACGTGGGACGCGACGCGCGACGGCGAGCAGCCGGGCCGCGACTACGTCGACCTGATCCTGGGCAACATCGCGCACGAGACCGACTCGACCGTCGTGCTCGTGCTGCTGCGCCAGCTCACCACGACGCTCGACCTGTACGTGGCGCCCGAGCACCGGCGGGACGCGGCCGTCGCCGCGGCCGACCGCCTGCTCGAGCTCGCCCGGGGTGCCGCGGCCGGCTCCGACCTGCAGCTGCAGCTGCTCAAGGGCTTCGCCGCGCGTGCGACGACGCCCGAGCAGCTGGCCGTGGTCGCGGACGTGCTCGACGAGCGCGAGGTCCTGCCGGGCCTCGAGATGGACACCGACCTGCGCTGGGAGCTGCTCGCGGCGCTGGTCGCGGGCGGCCGGGCCGACGAGACGCACATCGCGGCGCAGCTGGCCACCGACGCCACCGCGACCGGCGAGCGTGCCGCCGCTCTCGCGCGCGCGGCTGTCCCCACCCCGGAGGCGAAGCAGGCGGCCTGGGCCGCGGTGCTCGACGGCGACCTGCCCAACGCGATCCAGGCGGCCACGATCGCGGGCCTGGTGCGCGTGCAGGACCGCGCGCTGCTCACGCCGTTCGTCGCGCCGTACTTCGACGCGCTGACGCGGGTCTGGGCGGACAAGACCAACGAGATCGCGCAGAACATCGTGGTCGGTCTGTACCCGACGCTCCTCGCGGACGCCCCCGAGGTCGACCTGCTGGGCGCGACCGACGCGTGGCTCGCCGCGCACCCCGACGCGGCGCCCGCGCTGCGCCGCCTGGTGGTCGAGTCCCGCGACGGCGTGCGCCGCGCGATCGCCGCGCAGCAGGCCGACCGGCTGCGCGACTGA